From the Synechococcus sp. HK01-R genome, one window contains:
- a CDS encoding protein phosphatase — translation MAGMSQRSDPLLPSAAQLQGTLVDFALAELIRQHRESFQPLWTVDSWAKLLIWLALNCGLSGERDALEQFAEALGSRLTSRLRRLFFERDLTDLELQVLADPAEQQVLVLSLAPQDPAVLSPERLEQALKRVGLEGRVTSDQTRWQTLDAVVAIPWS, via the coding sequence ATGGCAGGTATGAGCCAGCGATCCGATCCATTGCTCCCTTCTGCGGCCCAGTTGCAGGGCACCCTGGTGGATTTCGCCCTGGCCGAGCTGATCCGCCAGCATCGAGAAAGCTTCCAGCCCCTCTGGACTGTCGACAGCTGGGCGAAGCTGCTGATTTGGTTGGCTCTCAACTGTGGTCTCTCCGGTGAGAGGGATGCCCTGGAGCAGTTCGCCGAGGCCCTCGGGTCTCGGCTCACCTCCCGATTGCGGCGTCTGTTTTTCGAGAGGGATCTCACGGATCTGGAGCTGCAGGTGCTTGCCGATCCGGCGGAGCAGCAGGTGCTAGTGCTCTCCCTTGCTCCCCAGGACCCGGCTGTGCTTTCGCCGGAGCGACTCGAGCAGGCTCTGAAGCGGGTGGGTCTTGAGGGCAGGGTGACGAGCGATCAGACCCGCTGGCAGACCCTTGATGCGGTGGTGGCGATTCCATGGAGCTGA
- a CDS encoding 2OG-Fe(II) oxygenase, translated as MELIARYSNPGYEAVADGVMTFFERRTDLHRPGVAFGSADPSEPAKLSTDISLVAIDRSDPEAFALAEVILRGVSAGLERYVQERPLFQQVCPDQELFVLPIFNLQRYAPGEGFKQWHCDWTISDEATEPVHRVLAWILYCDTVTDAGTEFHWQGHHEPAERGKLLIFPAGPSHIHRGRVNHTASKTIATGWINAGARSGYLERLAQG; from the coding sequence ATGGAGCTGATCGCGCGTTACAGCAACCCTGGCTATGAGGCCGTGGCTGATGGGGTGATGACGTTCTTTGAGCGGCGCACTGATCTGCATCGGCCCGGAGTGGCCTTCGGGTCAGCCGATCCCTCTGAACCCGCCAAGCTCAGCACTGACATCAGCCTGGTGGCTATCGATCGCAGTGACCCCGAGGCTTTTGCCCTTGCTGAGGTGATTCTGCGGGGCGTCAGCGCTGGCTTGGAGCGCTATGTGCAGGAGCGACCCCTCTTCCAGCAGGTTTGCCCCGATCAAGAGCTGTTCGTTTTGCCGATCTTCAATCTTCAGCGCTATGCGCCGGGAGAGGGGTTCAAGCAGTGGCACTGCGACTGGACGATCAGCGATGAGGCCACCGAGCCAGTCCATCGGGTGCTGGCCTGGATTCTTTACTGCGACACGGTGACGGATGCCGGGACGGAGTTCCACTGGCAGGGGCACCACGAACCTGCCGAGCGCGGCAAGTTGCTGATCTTTCCCGCAGGTCCTTCTCACATCCATCGCGGGCGGGTGAATCACACCGCGAGCAAGACGATTGCTACTGGCTGGATCAATGCTGGGGCGAGGTCGGGGTATCTGGAGCGACTGGCCCAAGGGTGA
- a CDS encoding metal-binding protein yields MASGRDHDRATSLWALPLAGLLALLLGGWAGALGGLAFLMGGLWLSPDLDTHSRALNRWGPLRWIWWPYRRLLPHRSLFSHGPVIGMALRLGWLLILLLLVWQALAWLPLPWVPNIQEGLPWLLQQLVGQPNALLAVLLGLEASVWLHLILDGDPLPAEWRARRRR; encoded by the coding sequence ATGGCCTCCGGGCGGGACCACGACCGCGCCACCAGCCTCTGGGCCCTGCCGTTGGCCGGCCTGCTCGCCTTGCTGCTGGGTGGTTGGGCCGGTGCCCTGGGGGGCCTGGCCTTCCTCATGGGTGGCCTTTGGCTGTCACCGGATCTCGACACCCACTCCCGCGCCCTCAATCGCTGGGGCCCATTGCGCTGGATCTGGTGGCCCTACCGGCGTCTGCTTCCCCACCGTTCGCTCTTCTCCCATGGGCCTGTGATCGGCATGGCCCTGCGTCTGGGCTGGCTCCTGATCCTGCTGCTGCTGGTCTGGCAAGCACTGGCCTGGTTACCACTGCCCTGGGTTCCCAACATTCAGGAGGGACTGCCCTGGCTGCTGCAGCAACTGGTGGGACAACCCAACGCTCTTCTGGCCGTGCTGCTGGGCCTTGAAGCCAGTGTGTGGCTACACCTCATCCTCGACGGCGATCCGCTGCCGGCGGAGTGGCGCGCCAGACGACGCCGGTGA
- a CDS encoding valine--tRNA ligase, with amino-acid sequence MSELAKTYDPVGTEARWQQAWEEQGAFHPDPGAEGEPFSVVIPPPNVTGSLHMGHAFNTALIDTIVRYQRLAGKNVLCLPGTDHASIAVQTILEKQLKEEGKTRHDLGREAFLERAWQWKAESGGRIVGQLRRLGYSVDWKRQRFTLDEGLSEAVKEAFVRLHEQGLIYRGEYLVNWCPASGSAVSDLEVEMKEVDGHLWHFRYPLSSGEGHLEVATTRPETMLGDTAVAVNPTDERYAHLVGQTLTLPFVGREIPIVADDHVEKDFGTGCVKVTPAHDPNDFAIGQRHGLPQITVMRKNGTMNAEAGQFEGLDRFEARKAVVAGLEELGLLVKVEDYRHSVPYSDRGKVPVEPLLSTQWFVKTEPLAARCREALEKQDPRFIPERWEKVYRDWLTDIRDWCISRQLWWGHRIPAWFVISETGGKYTDTTPYVVARNEAEALEKAKAEYGPAAVIEQDEDVLDTWFSSGLWPFSTLGWPDTGSADLQRWYPTSTLVTGFDIIFFWVARMTMMAGAFTGEMPFKEVYIHGLVRDEQNRKMSKSAGNGIDPLLLIDRYGTDALRFALVREVAGAGQDIRLDYDRKSDTSATVESARNFANKLWNATRFALMNLGGATPAELGEPDPAALQLADRWILSRLARVNRETAERYGSYGLGEAAKGLYEFAWNDVCDWYLELSKRRLNPGENPSAEALADQRTAKQVLAKVISQMHLFLHPLMPHLTEELWHSVTAQPQTTVLALQSWPAVDMEALDDELESSFAELIAAIRVVRNLRAVAGLKPSQTVPVRFVTGRDVLTAVLQQGSADIRALTRAETVEVMTAEQAEAAPVAKALAGVSGELQVLLPIEGLVDLEALKTRLEKDIAKAEKEIKGLAGRLSNPNFADKAPPEVVAECKANLAEAEAQAELARRRLQDLG; translated from the coding sequence GTGTCTGAGCTCGCCAAGACCTATGATCCAGTGGGTACCGAAGCGCGCTGGCAGCAGGCCTGGGAGGAGCAGGGGGCGTTTCACCCCGATCCTGGCGCCGAGGGCGAGCCCTTCTCGGTGGTGATTCCACCGCCGAATGTGACCGGCAGCCTGCACATGGGCCACGCCTTCAACACGGCCTTGATCGACACGATCGTGCGGTATCAGCGGTTGGCGGGCAAAAACGTGCTCTGCTTGCCCGGCACCGACCACGCCTCCATTGCGGTGCAAACGATTCTGGAGAAGCAGCTCAAGGAGGAGGGCAAGACCCGACACGACCTGGGTCGGGAAGCCTTCCTGGAGCGGGCTTGGCAGTGGAAGGCCGAGAGCGGTGGACGAATTGTTGGGCAGCTGCGGCGGCTGGGGTACTCGGTGGATTGGAAGCGTCAGCGCTTCACCCTCGATGAGGGGCTGAGTGAGGCCGTGAAGGAGGCCTTCGTGCGACTGCATGAGCAGGGGTTGATCTATCGCGGTGAGTACCTGGTGAATTGGTGCCCCGCCTCCGGTTCGGCGGTGAGTGACCTGGAGGTGGAGATGAAAGAGGTCGATGGTCACCTCTGGCATTTCCGCTATCCGCTCAGCAGTGGTGAGGGACACCTGGAGGTCGCCACCACTCGCCCCGAAACGATGCTGGGTGATACGGCTGTGGCGGTGAACCCCACCGATGAGCGCTACGCCCACCTGGTGGGCCAGACCCTCACCCTGCCGTTTGTGGGTCGGGAGATTCCGATCGTGGCGGACGACCATGTGGAGAAGGATTTCGGCACCGGTTGCGTGAAGGTGACGCCGGCCCACGACCCCAATGATTTCGCGATCGGCCAGCGCCACGGGTTGCCCCAGATCACCGTGATGCGCAAGAACGGCACGATGAATGCCGAAGCCGGCCAGTTTGAGGGGCTGGATCGCTTCGAGGCCCGCAAGGCCGTGGTTGCTGGCCTGGAGGAGCTAGGGCTGCTGGTGAAGGTGGAGGACTATCGCCACAGCGTTCCCTATTCCGACCGCGGCAAGGTGCCGGTGGAGCCGTTGCTTTCCACTCAGTGGTTTGTCAAAACTGAACCATTGGCGGCCCGCTGCCGCGAAGCTCTCGAGAAGCAGGATCCCCGCTTCATCCCCGAGCGTTGGGAGAAGGTCTATCGCGATTGGCTCACCGACATCCGCGACTGGTGCATCAGCCGCCAGCTCTGGTGGGGGCATCGCATCCCCGCCTGGTTCGTGATCAGCGAAACCGGAGGCAAGTACACCGACACCACGCCCTACGTGGTGGCCCGCAACGAAGCCGAAGCCCTGGAGAAGGCCAAAGCGGAGTACGGCCCTGCTGCGGTGATCGAGCAGGACGAGGATGTGCTCGACACCTGGTTCTCCAGCGGTCTCTGGCCTTTCTCGACCCTGGGCTGGCCTGATACAGGCAGCGCTGACCTGCAGCGCTGGTATCCCACCAGCACCCTGGTGACGGGCTTCGACATCATCTTTTTCTGGGTGGCCCGGATGACGATGATGGCCGGCGCTTTCACCGGCGAGATGCCCTTCAAGGAGGTCTACATCCACGGCCTGGTGCGGGATGAACAGAACCGCAAGATGAGCAAGAGCGCGGGCAACGGCATCGATCCGCTGCTGCTGATCGATCGCTACGGCACCGATGCCCTGCGTTTCGCTTTGGTGCGGGAGGTGGCCGGTGCTGGTCAGGACATCCGCCTCGATTACGACCGCAAATCCGATACCTCCGCCACGGTGGAGTCAGCGCGCAACTTCGCCAACAAGCTTTGGAACGCCACGCGATTTGCGCTGATGAACCTGGGTGGTGCGACGCCAGCTGAGCTCGGGGAGCCCGATCCCGCTGCCCTGCAGCTGGCCGACCGTTGGATTCTGTCGCGCTTGGCACGGGTGAACAGGGAAACTGCCGAGCGCTACGGCAGCTACGGCCTTGGCGAAGCGGCCAAGGGTCTCTATGAATTCGCCTGGAACGATGTCTGCGACTGGTATCTGGAGTTGAGCAAGCGTCGGCTCAATCCGGGCGAGAACCCCTCAGCCGAGGCACTGGCCGATCAGCGAACCGCCAAGCAGGTGCTGGCCAAGGTGATCAGTCAAATGCATCTGTTCCTGCATCCCTTGATGCCCCATCTCACCGAGGAGCTCTGGCACAGCGTCACCGCTCAACCACAGACAACGGTCCTGGCCCTGCAATCCTGGCCCGCCGTCGATATGGAGGCTTTGGATGACGAGCTCGAGTCGTCGTTTGCTGAACTCATCGCGGCCATCCGAGTCGTGCGCAATCTGCGTGCTGTGGCCGGCTTGAAGCCATCCCAGACGGTGCCGGTGCGTTTCGTGACCGGTCGTGATGTCCTGACGGCTGTGCTGCAGCAGGGGAGTGCTGACATCCGTGCACTCACGCGCGCGGAGACCGTCGAGGTGATGACCGCTGAGCAGGCTGAAGCAGCACCGGTGGCGAAAGCGCTCGCTGGCGTGAGCGGCGAACTGCAGGTGCTGTTGCCGATTGAGGGCCTGGTTGACCTCGAGGCGCTCAAGACGCGCCTGGAGAAAGACATCGCGAAGGCGGAGAAGGAGATCAAAGGCTTGGCTGGTCGCCTCAGCAATCCCAACTTTGCGGACAAGGCGCCGCCCGAGGTGGTGGCGGAATGCAAGGCCAACCTTGCGGAAGCGGAAGCGCAAGCGGAGTTGGCCCGCCGTCGCCTGCAGGATCTTGGTTGA
- the mazG gene encoding nucleoside triphosphate pyrophosphohydrolase — protein MADPQTQPPHHPDPIRQLEAVVARLRDPSGGCPWDLEQTHASLVPYVLEEAHEVADAIQHGDDRHLKEELGDLLLQVVLHARIAQEEQRFDLNAIAESISDKLIRRHPHVFAGAEAADSAAVKATWDAIKAAERAEQTADGAPSRSPLSDQLAGKVRGQPAMAGAMTISKKAAKAGFEWDDLAGVWDKVHEELDELKEAVASGDRAHAQEELGDVLFTLVNVARWCGIDPEAGLAGTNRRFLDRFSRVEAALGGDLQGRGIQELERLWQQAKAQIRAEANSPAS, from the coding sequence ATGGCCGACCCCCAGACCCAGCCGCCGCACCACCCGGATCCAATCCGCCAGCTGGAGGCTGTGGTAGCCAGGCTGCGTGATCCTTCAGGTGGTTGCCCGTGGGATCTCGAGCAGACCCATGCCTCCCTCGTGCCCTATGTGCTGGAAGAGGCCCACGAGGTGGCTGACGCAATCCAACACGGGGATGACCGTCATCTCAAAGAGGAGCTTGGCGATCTGCTGCTGCAGGTGGTGCTGCATGCCCGGATTGCGCAGGAAGAACAGCGTTTCGATCTCAATGCGATCGCCGAAAGCATCAGCGACAAATTGATCCGACGCCATCCCCACGTGTTCGCCGGCGCTGAGGCGGCCGACAGCGCTGCGGTGAAGGCAACCTGGGACGCGATCAAGGCTGCAGAACGGGCCGAGCAAACGGCAGATGGGGCTCCTTCCAGAAGTCCCCTGAGCGACCAGCTGGCTGGCAAGGTGCGGGGCCAGCCGGCAATGGCCGGCGCCATGACCATCTCTAAGAAAGCCGCCAAGGCCGGTTTCGAATGGGATGACCTGGCCGGGGTGTGGGACAAGGTGCATGAGGAGCTCGATGAGCTCAAGGAGGCGGTCGCCTCAGGAGACAGGGCTCATGCCCAGGAGGAACTGGGTGATGTGTTGTTCACCCTTGTGAACGTGGCCCGCTGGTGCGGCATTGATCCGGAGGCCGGCCTAGCGGGAACGAACCGGCGCTTTCTGGACCGCTTCTCCCGGGTGGAAGCCGCCCTGGGCGGAGACCTGCAAGGACGCGGCATCCAGGAACTGGAACGGCTCTGGCAGCAAGCCAAAGCCCAGATCAGAGCAGAAGCAAACTCTCCAGCCAGCTGA
- a CDS encoding RNA helicase, with protein MDGRRQQAQRLDQWLETGRQLVDGVAGTRPGRRPGSRSGRTAAGSLDAVGRWVGDKIDWLLDEEDDGSDSWREPPVQPLRSEQPLRSNGRKRPLEAISRRQPPLIPPAVQARERSVADDEWPDESEFRVERWKRGVATESAGVPEGVSVRRPGSAAAESPVRRSLPRSSRRRDG; from the coding sequence ATGGATGGACGACGGCAACAGGCGCAACGCTTGGATCAGTGGCTGGAAACGGGCCGCCAGCTGGTGGATGGTGTTGCCGGGACGCGCCCAGGGCGACGCCCTGGCTCCCGTTCAGGCCGGACTGCTGCGGGCAGCCTGGATGCGGTTGGGCGTTGGGTGGGCGACAAGATCGACTGGCTCCTGGATGAGGAGGACGATGGAAGTGACAGCTGGCGGGAACCGCCTGTACAGCCTTTGCGATCTGAACAGCCTTTGCGATCCAACGGCCGCAAGCGGCCCCTCGAGGCGATCTCTCGCCGGCAGCCACCCTTGATTCCTCCTGCAGTTCAGGCGCGGGAGCGATCGGTGGCCGACGACGAGTGGCCGGATGAGAGTGAATTCCGGGTGGAGCGCTGGAAGCGAGGCGTTGCAACGGAATCCGCCGGTGTTCCTGAGGGCGTTTCTGTGCGACGTCCAGGTTCCGCTGCTGCGGAGTCTCCTGTGCGCCGCTCTCTGCCCCGCTCCAGTCGTCGTCGGGACGGTTGA
- the ligA gene encoding NAD-dependent DNA ligase LigA — MTAPTRERASELRALLNRAAHAYYVLDAPVMEDPVYDRLYRELADLEAADPELISADSPTQRVGGSPAEGFTSVRHRIGLLSLDNAFNIEELQAWHGRLLRALDREPNQGEPLPALAMVGELKIDGNALALSYEHGVLVRAATRGDGEQGEEITANVRTIASVPLRLQLEQPPAWLEVRGEAFIPDGTFDAINRERQQRGESLFANPRNACAGTLRQLDPKVVAARRLDFFAYTLHLPGGWQGHGSDPPLPATQWESLQWLKAAGFKVNPNAELLPDLAAVETFFAAWDSQRHALDYATDGVVVKLNDLRLQDAAGFTQKAPRWAIALKYAAEEAPSKLLRITCQVGRTGVVTPVAEFEPVPLAGTVVSRATLHNANRLAELDLHGGDTIVVRKAGEIIPEVVRVLTELRPAGSQPLALPHSCPECSSELVREEGEAATRCVNSSCPAILRGALRHWVSKGALDVDGLGSKLIEQLVDRGLVRSIADLYRLDAALLGSLERMGSKSATNLLTALEASKNQPWHRQLYGLGIHHVGEVNAKALAASFTTVETLARAAAEQSDALTAVQGIGGEIAQSLQQWFATSANQELLNGLQAMGLSLAASEQELAGAAARERDGHLNGQTFVLTGTLPNLSRSQAQALIEAAGGKVSGSVSKKTHYVVAGEEAGSKLSKAEALGVPVLDEASLQQLLAANGPSDHSSSRASKQLE; from the coding sequence ATGACAGCCCCAACCCGGGAACGGGCCAGCGAACTGCGTGCTCTGCTCAACCGGGCTGCCCACGCCTATTACGTGCTGGATGCTCCAGTCATGGAGGATCCGGTCTATGACCGTCTCTACCGTGAACTGGCGGACCTGGAGGCTGCCGATCCTGAGCTGATCAGCGCCGACAGCCCAACCCAAAGAGTCGGAGGTTCCCCCGCTGAGGGATTCACGAGCGTGCGCCATCGCATCGGCCTGCTCAGCCTCGACAACGCCTTCAACATCGAGGAGCTCCAGGCCTGGCATGGCCGACTGCTGCGGGCTCTCGATCGGGAGCCGAACCAAGGCGAACCTCTGCCAGCCCTGGCGATGGTGGGCGAGCTGAAGATTGACGGCAATGCCCTCGCGCTCAGCTATGAGCACGGCGTGCTGGTGCGAGCCGCCACCCGCGGCGATGGCGAACAGGGGGAGGAGATCACCGCCAATGTGCGCACCATCGCGTCCGTGCCCCTGCGTCTGCAACTGGAACAGCCCCCCGCATGGCTGGAGGTGCGGGGCGAAGCGTTCATTCCCGATGGCACCTTTGATGCCATCAACCGTGAGCGACAGCAGCGGGGCGAATCCCTATTTGCCAACCCCCGAAACGCCTGCGCCGGGACCCTGCGCCAGCTCGATCCAAAGGTGGTGGCCGCCCGCAGACTTGATTTCTTCGCTTACACCCTCCACCTACCGGGAGGCTGGCAGGGCCATGGGAGCGACCCGCCACTGCCTGCCACGCAGTGGGAGTCATTGCAGTGGTTAAAAGCCGCCGGCTTCAAGGTCAATCCCAATGCCGAGCTACTCCCCGACTTGGCGGCGGTTGAGACGTTCTTCGCTGCCTGGGACAGCCAACGCCACGCGCTCGATTACGCCACCGACGGGGTCGTGGTGAAGCTCAACGACCTTCGCCTGCAGGACGCCGCCGGCTTCACCCAGAAAGCACCCCGCTGGGCCATCGCCCTGAAATACGCCGCAGAGGAAGCACCCAGCAAGTTGCTGAGGATTACCTGCCAGGTGGGACGCACTGGGGTGGTGACACCCGTGGCCGAATTCGAACCCGTGCCCCTAGCCGGCACGGTTGTGAGCAGAGCCACCCTGCACAACGCCAATCGGCTGGCGGAGCTCGATCTGCATGGCGGCGACACCATCGTGGTGCGCAAGGCCGGGGAAATCATTCCCGAGGTCGTGCGGGTCCTCACAGAACTACGCCCCGCCGGCAGCCAGCCACTCGCCCTGCCCCACAGCTGTCCTGAATGCAGCTCCGAATTGGTGCGGGAAGAAGGCGAAGCGGCCACCCGCTGCGTCAACAGCAGCTGCCCGGCGATCCTGCGCGGGGCGCTACGCCACTGGGTCAGCAAGGGCGCACTGGACGTCGATGGACTGGGCAGCAAGCTGATCGAACAGCTTGTCGACCGGGGCCTGGTGCGCTCCATCGCGGATCTCTACAGGCTCGATGCCGCCCTGCTGGGAAGCCTGGAGCGGATGGGCAGCAAAAGCGCCACGAATCTGCTGACCGCCCTCGAGGCCTCCAAGAACCAACCATGGCATCGACAGCTCTATGGATTGGGAATCCACCATGTGGGCGAGGTGAATGCCAAGGCCCTGGCGGCCAGCTTCACGACTGTGGAGACGCTGGCCCGGGCGGCAGCCGAGCAATCGGACGCGTTGACAGCCGTCCAGGGCATCGGCGGTGAAATCGCCCAGAGCCTGCAGCAGTGGTTCGCCACCAGCGCCAACCAGGAGCTGCTGAACGGCCTGCAGGCCATGGGCTTGAGCCTGGCGGCATCCGAGCAGGAACTGGCCGGAGCCGCCGCCAGGGAGCGCGATGGCCACCTCAACGGTCAGACCTTTGTGCTCACCGGCACTCTTCCCAACCTCAGCCGCTCCCAGGCCCAGGCCTTGATCGAAGCAGCAGGGGGCAAAGTCAGCGGGTCGGTGAGCAAGAAAACTCACTACGTGGTGGCTGGTGAAGAGGCGGGCAGCAAGCTGAGCAAGGCCGAGGCCCTAGGGGTGCCGGTGCTGGATGAGGCAAGCCTGCAGCAGCTGCTGGCAGCCAATGGACCGAGCGATCATTCTTCCTCAAGAGCATCGAAGCAACTGGAATGA
- a CDS encoding chorismate lyase, translating into MNDVPSALFPSPEPLWQAASASVIGAESPWSLPGPWRLMLLGDGSPTRHLRLLTGHPAAVRLIAMEADSTMEGAPREVRELDHPLLRRQVWLECGGITLAWAESWWNQTEAEQHLQDRNLPIWLSLTQGRSELFREVDGLALVQSHWLEEGFQATGPFWSRHYRFFRQGRELTVIREVFSPRLEDWLGPAPRQALHLPS; encoded by the coding sequence CTGAACGACGTTCCCTCAGCCCTCTTCCCTTCACCCGAGCCCCTCTGGCAAGCCGCAAGCGCCTCGGTGATCGGTGCCGAAAGCCCTTGGTCACTGCCAGGCCCCTGGAGGCTGATGCTGCTGGGGGATGGCAGCCCCACCCGACACCTGCGGCTGCTCACTGGCCATCCCGCGGCCGTGCGCCTGATCGCCATGGAAGCCGACAGCACCATGGAAGGAGCACCTCGAGAGGTGCGGGAACTGGACCATCCGCTCCTCCGCCGGCAAGTCTGGCTGGAGTGCGGCGGAATCACGCTGGCTTGGGCAGAAAGCTGGTGGAACCAGACGGAAGCGGAACAGCATCTGCAAGACAGGAATCTGCCGATCTGGCTGAGCCTGACCCAGGGCCGTTCGGAACTGTTCCGGGAGGTGGATGGCCTGGCGCTTGTTCAGAGCCATTGGCTTGAGGAAGGCTTCCAGGCCACTGGTCCGTTTTGGAGTCGTCACTACCGCTTCTTCCGTCAGGGGCGGGAGTTGACCGTGATCCGGGAGGTGTTCAGCCCCCGATTGGAGGACTGGCTGGGCCCAGCTCCTCGACAAGCGCTTCACCTCCCGTCATGA
- a CDS encoding SprT family zinc-dependent metalloprotease, with product MALEPLLPLFHRLNREHFEGSLVRGQQPLLAVRWSDGRMRRTAGLYRRGPQVAPPHGREIVLSRPLLDPLPRLATESTLCHEMIHAWVDLVLGSSEGHGPEFRARMEQINRAQDRFVVSVRHRFPVPVTAPRWLAVCPRCGHCSPYRRRLAQAACRACCDRHHGGRWHASCVLQFQPYDGQDTCSVVDQGHGADG from the coding sequence ATGGCCCTGGAGCCGCTGCTCCCCCTGTTTCATCGCTTGAACCGAGAGCATTTCGAGGGCAGCCTTGTGCGCGGACAGCAGCCCTTGCTTGCGGTGCGTTGGAGTGACGGCCGGATGCGGCGCACGGCCGGGCTCTATCGCCGTGGCCCCCAGGTCGCCCCGCCCCATGGTCGTGAAATCGTGCTCTCTCGCCCTCTGCTCGACCCCTTGCCACGCCTGGCGACGGAAAGCACCCTCTGCCACGAAATGATTCACGCCTGGGTGGATCTGGTGCTGGGGTCGTCGGAGGGGCATGGACCTGAGTTCCGGGCGCGGATGGAGCAGATCAACCGCGCCCAGGATCGATTTGTGGTGAGCGTGCGTCATCGCTTTCCGGTGCCTGTGACAGCCCCGCGTTGGCTGGCGGTCTGCCCCCGCTGTGGGCATTGCTCTCCCTACCGCCGCCGTCTGGCCCAGGCCGCCTGTCGTGCCTGTTGTGATCGCCACCATGGGGGGCGATGGCATGCCAGCTGTGTCTTGCAGTTTCAGCCGTATGACGGTCAAGACACCTGCTCTGTCGTTGATCAAGGCCATGGGGCGGATGGCTGA
- a CDS encoding TVP38/TMEM64 family protein: protein MLAALGVLLDWQGWLPALQSPLGALLFIPLYALWVTLLLPGVWASMLAGALYGTWWGSLIVFVGACLGAEAAFLLGRTWLRGWAQQRLARLPKLQAVERAVSREGLKLVLLTRLSPAFPFSLLNLAYGLSEVSLRDYTIGLIGILPGTVLFCALGALAGDAARFGEVLAGDASPGAWWLRVVGVLATIAVVWLVGRAARRALQEGPGLDQDPEV, encoded by the coding sequence ATGCTGGCGGCCCTGGGCGTGCTCCTTGATTGGCAGGGTTGGCTTCCCGCCCTGCAGTCTCCGCTGGGGGCCCTGTTGTTCATCCCCCTCTACGCCCTCTGGGTGACGTTGCTGCTCCCGGGGGTGTGGGCCTCGATGCTTGCGGGAGCTCTGTATGGAACCTGGTGGGGCAGCTTGATCGTGTTCGTGGGCGCCTGCCTCGGCGCTGAAGCGGCATTTCTGCTGGGGCGAACCTGGCTGCGCGGATGGGCGCAGCAGCGATTGGCGCGTTTGCCGAAGCTGCAGGCTGTCGAGCGTGCTGTGAGCCGGGAGGGCCTGAAGCTGGTGCTGCTCACCCGACTCTCTCCCGCCTTCCCCTTCTCGCTGCTCAACTTGGCTTATGGCCTTAGTGAAGTGTCGCTGCGCGATTACACCATTGGCTTGATCGGAATTCTTCCCGGCACGGTGCTGTTTTGTGCCCTTGGTGCCTTGGCCGGTGATGCCGCCCGTTTTGGGGAGGTGTTGGCCGGTGATGCCTCGCCAGGGGCCTGGTGGTTAAGGGTTGTCGGTGTGCTCGCCACCATCGCCGTGGTGTGGCTCGTGGGTCGTGCCGCCCGCCGGGCGCTGCAGGAGGGCCCTGGCCTCGATCAGGATCCTGAGGTCTGA
- a CDS encoding transcriptional repressor codes for MASQITSVNARQRRLLEELERCGDEMSGQQLHRAIQAGERPMGLATVYRHLRLLQQQGLVRCRHLPTGEALYAPLTRDRHHLTCVDCGRTSALSHCPIHGLTVPAEESQGFELLFHTLEFFGLCASCREQQRQP; via the coding sequence ATGGCCAGCCAGATCACATCGGTGAATGCCCGCCAGCGAAGGCTGCTGGAGGAACTTGAGCGCTGTGGTGACGAGATGAGTGGCCAGCAGCTCCATCGCGCCATCCAGGCCGGAGAGCGGCCCATGGGCCTGGCCACGGTCTACCGCCATCTGCGCCTGCTACAGCAACAGGGGCTGGTGCGCTGCCGGCACCTGCCGACTGGCGAGGCGTTGTATGCCCCCTTAACCAGAGATCGTCACCATCTGACCTGCGTGGACTGCGGCCGCACCAGCGCCCTCAGCCACTGCCCAATCCATGGCCTGACGGTGCCGGCCGAGGAAAGCCAAGGTTTCGAGCTGCTGTTTCACACCCTGGAATTCTTTGGGCTCTGTGCCAGCTGCCGGGAACAACAGAGGCAGCCTTGA
- a CDS encoding DUF1269 domain-containing protein, translating into MSNLVVVGFPKLEEAEEVRQELVGFQQEHLIALEDAVVLEHGQDGHVHLRQAINLTAAGALGGSFWGVLVGLLFANPLLGLAVGASAGAASGALSDMGINDQFLRDLGETLPKGTAALALLVREVTADRVIEKLRRHAPHARLIQTSLSHADEERLREQLEKARQQAEALRLA; encoded by the coding sequence ATGAGCAATCTCGTGGTGGTGGGCTTCCCCAAGCTGGAGGAGGCCGAGGAAGTCCGTCAGGAACTGGTGGGTTTTCAGCAGGAGCACCTGATTGCCCTGGAGGATGCCGTGGTGCTTGAGCATGGGCAGGACGGGCATGTGCACCTGCGTCAGGCGATCAACCTCACGGCAGCGGGTGCTCTCGGCGGCAGTTTCTGGGGGGTGCTTGTGGGGCTGTTGTTCGCCAATCCCTTGCTGGGTTTGGCGGTCGGTGCCAGTGCTGGTGCGGCTTCCGGTGCCCTCAGTGACATGGGGATCAATGACCAGTTCCTGCGCGATCTTGGGGAGACCCTTCCCAAGGGAACGGCGGCTCTGGCCCTGCTTGTGCGCGAGGTGACCGCGGATCGCGTGATCGAGAAGTTACGCCGCCATGCCCCCCATGCCCGTCTGATTCAGACCAGCCTCAGCCATGCGGATGAGGAACGCCTGCGGGAGCAGTTGGAGAAGGCCCGTCAGCAGGCGGAAGCTTTGCGGCTGGCCTGA